The following are encoded in a window of Flavobacteriales bacterium genomic DNA:
- a CDS encoding S9 family peptidase — MRRPFIFAAPLAMLINACGTEPAEVTTIQYPETRQDPTAGDTLHGTWVPDPYRWLENDTTEETADWVRRQNEVTQAWLNDIPFRDGIAKRFEELYDYAKVSAPVRVGDLYFQYRNSGLQNQYVIYVRKGLDGEDQVFIDPNAVDPAGTTSINLSGASLDRRYMVVNVQRAGSDWQEFEIWDLGTMTKLDDKLEWVKFSGASWYKDGFFYSRFPAVTKGSKLSVASLGQMVYYHQVGTPQSADILVYKDERNPDRYVGVGVTEGEEFATLRISTGTDGYEQYYHDLRKGGLPKQGTAWVPLQQGFDFKTGIMDYDHKRDRLLVRTNVDAPNYRLVAVDPAKPAKEHWVDVLPHKDQLLESAGLCGGQLFADYLKDVTTRIYRYDPDGTNEREIELPGLGSAGGFGGRRDYTYTFYSYTDFTDPGTIYKYDIATGKSEIYFRPELKFDPDQFETKQVFYPSKDGTRVPMFITHKKGLKLDGGNPTLLYAYGGFNISLSPSFSVSRMLLLEQGGVYAMANLRGGGEYGEDWHQAGMKEKKQNVFDDFIAAAEYLVKEKYTSKGKLGIMGGSNGGLLVGAVMTQRPELFQVAFPVVGVLDMLRFQKFTAGFGWTPEYGNADNSPEEFVYLKAYSPLHNIKPGTAYPATLVMTADHDDRVVPAHSFKFISALQAAHQGPNPVLIRVDVQAGHGAGKPTSKIIEEQADQWGFFWKNVGFTPKY; from the coding sequence ATGCGCAGACCTTTCATCTTTGCCGCCCCGCTCGCCATGTTGATCAATGCCTGTGGCACGGAGCCCGCCGAAGTGACCACCATCCAATATCCCGAAACCCGGCAGGACCCCACCGCCGGTGACACCCTCCACGGCACCTGGGTGCCCGATCCCTACCGCTGGCTGGAGAACGACACCACCGAGGAGACCGCCGACTGGGTGCGGCGGCAGAACGAGGTGACGCAGGCCTGGCTGAACGACATCCCTTTTCGGGACGGCATCGCCAAGCGCTTCGAGGAACTCTATGACTATGCGAAAGTCAGTGCGCCGGTCCGCGTGGGCGACCTATACTTCCAGTACCGCAACAGTGGCCTGCAGAACCAGTACGTCATCTACGTGCGCAAGGGCCTCGATGGCGAGGACCAGGTCTTCATCGACCCCAACGCGGTCGATCCGGCGGGCACCACCAGCATCAACCTCAGTGGCGCCAGCCTGGACCGCCGCTACATGGTGGTGAATGTGCAGCGTGCCGGCAGCGACTGGCAGGAGTTCGAGATCTGGGACCTGGGCACCATGACCAAGTTGGACGACAAGCTGGAGTGGGTGAAATTCAGTGGTGCCAGTTGGTACAAGGACGGCTTCTTCTACAGCCGATTCCCGGCGGTGACGAAGGGCAGCAAGCTCAGCGTCGCCAGCCTGGGGCAGATGGTGTACTACCACCAGGTGGGCACCCCCCAAAGCGCTGACATCCTGGTGTACAAGGACGAACGGAACCCGGACCGTTACGTGGGCGTGGGCGTCACCGAAGGGGAGGAGTTCGCCACGTTGCGCATCAGCACCGGCACCGATGGCTACGAGCAATACTACCACGACCTGCGCAAGGGCGGTTTGCCGAAGCAGGGCACGGCCTGGGTGCCCTTGCAACAGGGCTTCGACTTCAAGACCGGCATCATGGACTACGACCACAAGCGCGACCGGTTGCTGGTACGGACCAACGTGGACGCACCCAACTACCGCTTGGTGGCCGTGGACCCCGCCAAACCCGCCAAGGAACACTGGGTGGACGTGCTACCGCACAAGGACCAACTGCTGGAGAGCGCCGGTCTTTGCGGCGGGCAGCTCTTCGCCGACTACCTGAAGGATGTGACCACCCGCATCTACCGCTACGACCCCGATGGCACCAACGAGCGCGAGATCGAACTGCCGGGACTGGGCAGCGCGGGTGGTTTCGGCGGCCGGCGCGACTACACCTACACCTTTTACAGCTACACCGATTTCACGGACCCCGGGACCATCTACAAGTACGACATCGCCACCGGCAAGAGCGAGATCTACTTCAGGCCGGAACTGAAGTTCGATCCCGACCAGTTCGAGACGAAGCAGGTGTTCTACCCGAGCAAGGATGGTACGCGGGTGCCCATGTTCATCACCCATAAGAAGGGTCTGAAGCTGGACGGCGGGAATCCCACGCTGTTGTATGCCTATGGCGGTTTCAACATCAGCCTGAGCCCGAGTTTCAGTGTGAGCCGCATGCTGTTGTTGGAACAGGGCGGGGTGTACGCCATGGCCAACCTGCGCGGCGGCGGCGAGTATGGCGAGGACTGGCACCAGGCCGGGATGAAGGAGAAGAAGCAGAATGTGTTCGACGACTTCATCGCCGCGGCGGAATACCTGGTGAAGGAGAAGTACACCAGCAAGGGGAAGCTCGGCATCATGGGTGGCAGCAACGGCGGACTGCTCGTGGGCGCCGTGATGACGCAGCGCCCCGAACTGTTCCAGGTGGCCTTTCCCGTGGTGGGCGTGCTGGACATGCTGCGCTTCCAGAAGTTCACCGCGGGCTTCGGCTGGACGCCCGAGTACGGCAATGCGGACAACAGCCCCGAGGAATTCGTGTACCTCAAGGCCTACTCACCGCTGCACAACATCAAGCCCGGCACCGCCTACCCCGCCACCCTGGTGATGACCGCCGACCACGATGACCGCGTGGTGCCGGCGCACAGCTTCAAGTTCATCAGTGCGTTGCAGGCCGCGCACCAAGGCCCGAACCCGGTGCTGATCCGTGTGGACGTGCAGGCCGGCCACGGTGCTGGCAAGCCCACCAGCAAGATCATCGA